One Eubacteriales bacterium mix99 genomic window carries:
- the tnpB gene encoding IS66 family insertion sequence element accessory protein TnpB (TnpB, as the term is used for proteins encoded by IS66 family insertion elements, is considered an accessory protein, since TnpC, encoded by a neighboring gene, is a DDE family transposase.): MRFGEKPVYLCCGCTDMRKSINGLMTLVQQSFSLDPFADALFVFCNRNRDRIKILEWDGDGFWLYFKRLERGHFRWPSSDGEATMALNSEELSCLIDSARLAKKLSRSEVSERKIS, translated from the coding sequence ATGCGCTTCGGCGAAAAGCCCGTGTATCTGTGCTGCGGATGCACGGACATGAGGAAATCCATCAATGGGCTGATGACGCTTGTGCAGCAGAGCTTTTCTCTGGACCCTTTCGCCGATGCGCTGTTCGTTTTCTGCAACCGAAACCGTGACCGCATAAAAATACTTGAATGGGACGGCGACGGCTTCTGGCTGTATTTCAAGCGGCTGGAACGCGGACATTTCCGTTGGCCGTCGTCGGATGGAGAAGCGACAATGGCGCTGAACAGCGAAGAATTATCCTGTCTGATTGACAGTGCAAGGCTTGCAAAGAAGCTCAGCCGAAGCGAGGTTTCCGAACGTAAAATTTCGTAA
- a CDS encoding carbohydrate ABC transporter permease yields MFSNEDLLGGFAVTIARTLIGTVTGLFFTGLFAYSLAHKDLMYKRVYIALMIFSMYFSGGLIPFFILIKNLGLFNSFWVYIIPNLLSSFNTMIMMSFFRDIPASLEESAKIDGANDLVIFFRIIFPISLPVFATIALFIGVGHWNNWFDAAYYVTDKKLKTVAFMLMELINQANLTAVQAGASTASVERSATYAAQTFTAETIRMSTMVVVTVPIICAYPFLQKYFVKGIMIGSIKG; encoded by the coding sequence GTGTTTTCCAATGAAGATCTTTTAGGAGGGTTTGCCGTCACAATCGCGAGAACTCTGATCGGTACGGTTACCGGTTTGTTTTTTACCGGATTGTTTGCTTATAGCTTGGCACATAAAGACTTAATGTATAAGCGGGTTTATATTGCCTTAATGATTTTCTCTATGTATTTTTCGGGAGGGCTGATACCTTTTTTTATATTGATCAAGAATCTTGGATTGTTTAACTCTTTTTGGGTATATATTATACCGAATTTATTAAGCTCTTTTAATACGATGATCATGATGAGCTTCTTTCGAGACATTCCGGCATCTCTTGAGGAATCCGCTAAAATTGATGGAGCAAACGATTTGGTGATCTTTTTTAGAATAATATTTCCGATATCGTTGCCGGTTTTTGCGACGATAGCTTTATTCATTGGAGTAGGACATTGGAATAATTGGTTCGACGCGGCTTATTATGTAACGGACAAAAAATTAAAGACGGTAGCATTTATGCTTATGGAGCTAATTAATCAGGCTAATCTGACGGCTGTCCAGGCAGGCGCCTCAACTGCCAGTGTTGAAAGAAGCGCTACGTATGCCGCACAGACATTTACGGCTGAAACGATCCGTATGTCTACTATGGTTGTTGTGACCGTGCCTATTATTTGTGCCTATCCGTTCCTTCAGAAGTACTTTGTAAAGGGAATTATGATTGGATCAATTAAGGGGTGA
- a CDS encoding IS66 family transposase codes for MEKREKTVEIPLHVYENFLKQAEQIAELKQQVEWLTEQFRLASHKRFGTSSEQTDNGQLCLFNEAEETADLTAPEPEITKVKAHYRRKTRLTTDKLPEDLPVEVILHELPEEKRVCPDCGCPLHKMGEEVREELKIIPAKAVLVRHVRHIYACRHCEESSDRVPIVKASMPEPVIKGGFASPESVAHIAVQKFVMGSPLYRQEREWAQNGILLSRQTMSNWLVKASEGWLEPIYKEMKRQLCEHQVLHADETTLQVLHEDGKPARSKSYMWLYRTSGEAEHQIVLYDYQRDRKYTHPETFLKDFSGFLHTDGYDGYHKLPDRITVVGCWAHLRRKFDEALQTLPKEKRDSSDAQKGIAYCDRLFHFEKQFALLSPEERREKREQLSKPMMEAFFTWADSLRALPKSLLGKAVYYAQSQRKYLRAYLLDGRLEISNNRAENSIRPFVMGRKNWLFSNTPNGARASAVYYSLIVSARENGLVPFEYLTKIFTQAPNGVDPKTLMPWKVSPLA; via the coding sequence ATGGAAAAGCGAGAGAAAACAGTTGAAATTCCGCTGCATGTTTATGAGAATTTTCTCAAGCAGGCGGAGCAGATTGCCGAGCTGAAACAGCAGGTAGAGTGGCTGACGGAACAATTTCGACTTGCCAGTCACAAACGATTTGGCACGTCCAGTGAGCAGACGGACAACGGACAGTTGTGCTTATTCAACGAAGCGGAGGAAACCGCCGATTTGACCGCACCGGAGCCGGAGATCACTAAAGTCAAAGCGCATTATCGCCGGAAGACCCGTCTGACCACCGACAAGCTGCCGGAAGATTTGCCCGTCGAGGTCATCCTGCATGAGCTGCCGGAAGAAAAACGTGTCTGTCCTGACTGCGGCTGTCCTCTGCACAAGATGGGCGAAGAGGTGCGCGAGGAACTGAAAATCATCCCGGCAAAAGCCGTGCTTGTCCGCCATGTACGGCATATTTACGCCTGCCGGCACTGCGAGGAATCTTCCGACCGTGTGCCGATCGTCAAGGCGAGCATGCCGGAACCCGTCATCAAAGGCGGTTTCGCATCGCCCGAATCGGTCGCCCACATCGCTGTGCAGAAATTTGTGATGGGCAGCCCGCTTTACCGGCAGGAGCGGGAATGGGCACAAAACGGCATTCTGCTTTCCCGTCAGACGATGTCGAATTGGCTCGTAAAAGCCAGTGAAGGTTGGCTGGAGCCGATATACAAAGAGATGAAACGGCAGCTATGCGAGCATCAGGTCCTTCACGCAGACGAAACCACCCTCCAAGTGCTGCATGAGGACGGCAAGCCCGCCCGGAGCAAGAGCTATATGTGGCTTTACCGGACAAGCGGCGAGGCGGAACACCAAATTGTGCTGTATGACTACCAAAGGGACCGAAAGTATACCCACCCGGAAACCTTTTTGAAAGATTTTTCGGGTTTTCTCCATACGGACGGTTATGACGGCTATCACAAACTCCCTGACCGGATTACCGTTGTGGGCTGTTGGGCACATCTGCGCCGAAAGTTCGACGAGGCGCTGCAAACGCTGCCGAAAGAAAAACGTGACTCGTCCGATGCCCAAAAAGGGATCGCCTACTGTGACAGGCTGTTTCATTTTGAGAAACAGTTTGCTTTGCTGTCCCCGGAAGAACGCCGGGAAAAGCGTGAACAACTCTCCAAACCGATGATGGAGGCTTTTTTCACATGGGCCGATTCGCTTCGCGCGCTGCCAAAGTCCCTGCTGGGCAAGGCGGTCTATTATGCGCAGAGCCAGCGCAAATATCTCAGAGCTTATTTATTGGACGGCAGGCTTGAAATCAGCAACAACCGTGCTGAAAATTCGATCCGTCCCTTTGTGATGGGACGCAAAAACTGGCTGTTTTCCAACACCCCTAACGGCGCGAGAGCCAGCGCGGTTTATTACAGCCTGATCGTTTCCGCCAGAGAAAACGGGCTTGTGCCGTTTGAATATCTCACGAAGATTTTCACTCAAGCCCCGAACGGCGTCGATCCTAAAACCCTTATGCCATGGAAGGTGTCACCCTTGGCTTGA
- a CDS encoding arsenate reductase ArsC encodes MRENKPKVAFICVHNSCRSQIAEALGKHFAGDIFESYSAGTETKPQINQDAVRLMKELYGIDMEKTQHSKLLEEIPSVDIVITMGCNVECPYLPCKHREDWGLDDPTGKSDEEFKKIISTIETKINELKGRLKS; translated from the coding sequence ATGAGAGAAAATAAACCAAAGGTCGCATTTATATGTGTTCATAATTCATGTCGAAGCCAAATAGCTGAGGCACTTGGTAAACATTTTGCGGGAGATATATTTGAAAGCTACTCTGCTGGCACAGAAACAAAACCACAAATTAATCAAGATGCTGTTCGCCTAATGAAAGAACTTTATGGTATAGATATGGAGAAAACTCAACATTCAAAGTTGCTTGAAGAAATCCCTTCAGTAGATATCGTTATTACAATGGGATGCAATGTGGAGTGCCCTTACCTTCCATGTAAACACAGAGAAGATTGGGGACTTGATGATCCAACTGGAAAGAGCGATGAGGAATTTAAAAAAATAATCTCTACAATAGAAACAAAAATCAACGAGCTAAAAGGCAGACTAAAGTCATAA
- the arsA gene encoding arsenical pump-driving ATPase, with amino-acid sequence MKDFDVKNIPLTKYMFFTGKGGVGKTSIACATAVTLADNGKKVLLISTDPASNLQDVFSTDLTSKGVPINEVPGLIVANLDPIQAAAEYRESVIAPYRGKLPDAVLDNMEEQLSGSCTVEIAAFNEFSNFITDKTAEREYDHIIFDTAPTGHTLRMLQLPSAWTNFISESTHGASCLGQLSGLEERKDIYKQAVNTLADGNATTLVLVSRPDKTPLKEAERASGELADLGVNNQILVINGVMPSFDDSVSESLYNKQQAALAEIPNNIKKLDLYSVPLRAYNITGMDNVRALLSKDSFEISEETINATTVPSLKNVIDDLYQNDKKVIFTMGKGGVGKTSIAAAIAFALASKGKKVHLTTTDPAAHLKYVAKETENITMSHIDEEAELKRYQDEVLSKARETMSEDDVAYVEEDLRSPCTQEIAVFRAFAEVVERADNEVVVIDTAPTGHTLLLLDSTQSYHREVKRTQGDIPENVKKLLPRLRNEKETEVIIVTLAETTPVYEAMRLEEDLKRAEISTKWWVINSSMYATETTNRLLKAKASHEIEWINKVDTHTEGNFAVISWSAEDITGSKLLELIK; translated from the coding sequence ATGAAAGACTTTGATGTAAAGAATATTCCCCTAACCAAATATATGTTTTTTACCGGCAAAGGTGGCGTTGGAAAAACATCAATTGCCTGTGCTACTGCGGTTACCCTTGCTGATAACGGTAAAAAGGTACTACTCATTAGTACCGATCCGGCTTCCAATCTTCAGGATGTATTTTCTACTGATCTAACAAGTAAGGGAGTTCCGATTAATGAAGTCCCCGGTCTTATTGTTGCGAACCTTGATCCAATTCAAGCCGCAGCTGAGTATAGAGAAAGCGTAATTGCCCCTTATCGAGGTAAGCTACCTGATGCTGTCCTTGACAATATGGAGGAACAACTTTCTGGTTCCTGTACAGTTGAGATTGCTGCATTTAACGAGTTTTCTAATTTTATAACTGACAAAACAGCCGAGAGAGAATATGACCATATCATATTTGATACAGCACCTACAGGACATACGCTTAGAATGTTGCAACTTCCGTCTGCTTGGACTAATTTTATTAGCGAAAGCACACATGGTGCATCTTGCTTAGGTCAACTTTCAGGGTTAGAGGAACGAAAAGATATATACAAACAGGCAGTCAATACGCTTGCAGACGGTAATGCTACTACGCTTGTATTGGTATCTCGACCCGATAAAACACCACTAAAAGAAGCAGAACGTGCTTCCGGTGAGCTTGCAGATTTGGGTGTGAACAATCAAATACTTGTCATAAACGGTGTTATGCCTTCCTTTGATGATAGCGTATCTGAAAGCCTTTATAATAAACAGCAAGCAGCATTGGCCGAGATACCCAATAATATTAAAAAGCTTGACTTGTACTCTGTTCCGCTACGGGCATATAACATCACAGGAATGGATAATGTTCGCGCACTTCTGTCTAAGGATAGTTTTGAAATCAGCGAAGAAACTATAAATGCAACTACAGTACCTTCTTTGAAAAATGTGATTGATGATTTGTATCAGAATGACAAAAAGGTCATTTTTACAATGGGAAAAGGCGGAGTCGGTAAAACCTCTATTGCTGCAGCAATTGCATTTGCTTTGGCTTCTAAAGGCAAAAAAGTACACCTTACAACTACCGATCCAGCAGCGCATCTGAAGTATGTTGCCAAAGAAACAGAAAACATCACCATGAGCCATATCGACGAAGAAGCGGAATTGAAGCGCTATCAGGACGAGGTGCTTTCCAAAGCGCGTGAGACAATGTCAGAAGATGATGTTGCTTATGTTGAAGAGGATCTACGTTCACCCTGTACACAGGAAATTGCCGTATTCCGCGCCTTCGCTGAGGTGGTAGAAAGGGCCGATAATGAGGTTGTTGTCATAGATACCGCACCCACAGGGCACACGCTTTTATTGCTTGATTCCACGCAGAGCTATCATCGTGAGGTGAAACGGACGCAGGGAGATATTCCTGAGAATGTTAAAAAGTTGCTGCCTCGCTTGCGCAACGAAAAAGAAACCGAAGTTATTATCGTGACGCTTGCAGAAACCACTCCTGTATATGAAGCTATGCGTTTGGAAGAGGATTTAAAACGTGCAGAGATTTCCACAAAGTGGTGGGTAATTAATTCATCAATGTACGCTACCGAAACCACTAACCGCTTACTAAAAGCAAAGGCCAGTCATGAAATTGAGTGGATAAACAAGGTCGATACTCATACGGAGGGTAACTTTGCTGTTATCAGTTGGAGTGCAGAGGATATAACAGGAAGTAAATTATTAGAATTGATAAAATAA
- the arsD gene encoding arsenite efflux transporter metallochaperone ArsD yields the protein MKKISIYEPAMCCETGVCGVGVDPELLRISTAFSNLKKYGVVVNRYNLSNAPQEFIKNVEINKLIMGDGVESLPATVVDGKIVMTKKYPSNAEIAELLGVPKSYLGEEKKPSGGGCCNGGGCC from the coding sequence ATGAAAAAAATATCTATTTATGAGCCAGCTATGTGCTGTGAAACCGGAGTTTGCGGAGTCGGCGTTGACCCTGAACTGCTTCGCATTTCAACTGCATTCAGTAACTTGAAGAAATACGGTGTAGTGGTCAACCGCTATAACTTGAGCAATGCTCCACAGGAATTTATAAAGAACGTTGAAATCAATAAACTTATTATGGGTGATGGTGTTGAGTCACTGCCTGCAACGGTAGTGGACGGAAAAATCGTTATGACAAAGAAATACCCGAGTAATGCTGAGATTGCAGAATTGCTTGGTGTTCCGAAGTCTTATCTTGGTGAAGAAAAAAAACCAAGTGGCGGTGGCTGCTGTAACGGTGGAGGTTGTTGTTAA
- a CDS encoding IS66 family insertion sequence element accessory protein TnpB has product MDTQKIVTRFRLSGWGEEVKERIASGQTVNAFCEEKGISKATYYYRQKKVREAACRGLLEKQGGEGGLVPNGWTQLEEPKLAAGAESMLTIEIGGCHIKVTASTDSELLAKVCCVLRSL; this is encoded by the coding sequence GTGGATACACAAAAAATTGTGACGAGGTTCCGGCTGTCGGGCTGGGGTGAAGAGGTAAAAGAACGGATAGCCAGCGGGCAGACCGTAAACGCATTCTGCGAAGAAAAGGGAATCAGCAAAGCCACCTATTACTACAGACAGAAGAAAGTACGGGAAGCTGCCTGTAGGGGGCTGTTGGAGAAACAAGGCGGCGAGGGTGGGCTTGTGCCGAACGGATGGACGCAGCTTGAGGAGCCTAAACTTGCCGCCGGTGCCGAAAGTATGCTGACCATCGAAATCGGCGGCTGTCATATCAAGGTAACTGCTTCGACGGATTCGGAACTGCTGGCGAAGGTCTGCTGCGTACTGAGGTCGCTGTGA